Part of the Gadus chalcogrammus isolate NIFS_2021 chromosome 22, NIFS_Gcha_1.0, whole genome shotgun sequence genome is shown below.
cctccctcccctccccagaccccccccccccccccgccacaccgCATGCAGGGGGTGTGACACGGGGATTTATCAATGGActctagggctttgactccgaactgcgttattcgaatataattcgaatatcaaaaaaaaatcaaaattcgaacgaatattaggcagcccttaatattggaacctgttatgggcaggccaagagggagagacgtcggagaacccgacgcagtctattcataatattgtaatggccacggaagaggcagtgaatgaagtattgatcagacagcgatttattagaaacctaataaaccgtcggaacacgcaagaccggtaaccatagcaatgccggtaaacaaacatTGTGacgcccaatccaggtcttactgaaggcatttaatggtcaaatattattaataaatattcaaatatattcgaatattaatatcaagaaacaaacaaactacgaatatgatttttgggcaaaagtcaaagccctaatggaCTCACACCGTACCCCCAGAGTGTGGCGAATTTGAGACGGTATCCAGCGCGACCGCTTGCAGGCTTTGTTAATGTGGGTGGGAGACACGGTGGCATGTGATTGGTTTATAAGTTAAGCCGGCCCCCTTTCCAGAGGTGGAGAAATCAGGTTTGAGTGAGAAGCTGAGGTCATTTTCAACATTAGGATGTCAAATAAACAGAATGGTTCCCAATCCCTCGGCGTACGTTGTTGTTCAGTAGGTCCACCTCACCCGCTTGACTTAACTGATGCCTGACGTCCTTTGACCTCGCctctttgtttttgttcctTGTTGCCTAGGAGACAGCGGGAAGGTGACGACGGTGGTGGCCACGCCCGGGCAGGGTCCCGACAGACCCCAGGAGGTGTCCTACACCGACATCAAGGTgagccagggggcggggcctaagCTGTTTAGGTTAAGGAGGGGGTTATTATTCATTCCTGATTGGATCCCAACACAGGGGAACCCTAGTGGACAGAAGTACTCTGTAGGACGGGACTGCGTGTCTCCCAGACGCAGGGTTGTGGGTTcaaactagggatgcaccgaaatgaaaattcttggccgaaaccgaatatactgaaacagttggccgaaaccgaataccaaatgtgtcttttaatgttttttattcattttgctttaatttttcaccattgcataaatcaaacaattaaatgtcctgtacaaacttttttgtcttgcttttctataaaaaaaatcaattacaaatttgatacaaaatatttatttaatactgaacgttttctaacattccagcagacatcatagcaagaatttaagaacaatgtaccttttaaataaatgagtaaaccttttttttttttttttttttttttttttttttttttaaataaataaataaaaatgtttggcGTATTATGTTCGGCCTTTTCTatccttcggccgaaaccgaacattatgttttgggccatttgcggccgaacatgttcggtggccgaatattcggtgcatccctagttcaAACCCCCTCCCCATGACCGCAATCCATCCTTGAGCCAGatgacccctccctgctccttaacgacctgacTGAAGCCCCTTGAGGTGTCGTTTCTGCACCGGCGGTATCGCCCTAAACTTCTCTCTGTGGTGCTGACAGGTGATTGGCCACGGGTCGTTTGGAGTGGTGTACCAGGCCCGCCTCATGGACAGCCAGGAGCTGGTGGCCATCAAGAAGGTGCTGCAGGACAAGAGGTTCAaggtcagtccccccccccccccccgtgcccaCCTATCACCTGTCTACTCACCCACCTACCTGTAAAGCTAcacctgtctgtccatccattcCCCATACCGACCCACCCATCTAACTGACCTTCCTCGCGGTCATCTCGCCTTCAtacccaccctcctctccacctcactAGGAGAAGCATCTCCACCCCAGCTTGGATCCCCCGGGGCTTCCTTCCCAGGAAGCCCTGGGGGACCCAAGCTGGGGTGGAGAtgcttctcctccctctccaggtccCTCCACGAGGTCCTTCCCGTCCATGACGAGACGTTGTCGCTCACACGCCTCCTTGTTCCTCCCGCGTTCTCCTCTAGAACCGCGAGCTGCAGATCATGAGGAAGCTGGACCACTGTAACATCGTCCGGCTCAGATACTTCTTCTACTCCAGTGGCGAGAAGgtccgtaccccccccccccccccctcgcatctccgtctccgtctccgggGAGATTGTCATGTGATGACTGAGTCTTGTGATCCATGTCTTGTAATCAAACAATCCCTTGCTCTGATTCCTCCAGACAAGCCTGTTGCCTTGCACAGGAGGCACCTCCTTCGGGTTGTGTAtgggtgggtgtatgtgtatgaatgtgtgaatgggggtatgatgaatgggtgaatgggtCAATGTGAGGCACTTGGAGCAGCCATTAGCCTGACATCGCCAGACCAAttctcaaatgtgtgtgtgtgggggggggaggggggtgcagaGTCCAGGGAAACTCTGGACAAGTGAGCCTTGAGTCCTGTGGTGACTCAGTGGTGGTCTCCTTGCAGAAGGACGAGGTGTACCTGAACCTGGTGCTGGACTTCGTGCCTGAGACGGTCTACCGGGTGGCGCGGCACTTCAACAAGGCCAAGAGCATCATTCCCATCATCTACGTCAAGGTGAGGAGCTGCGGTCTGCACACTGGGGTTACTGGGGTTCAGTGACCAGTGAGACTTAGCCTTACTGGCCGTGgattagaggtgtgtgtgtgtgtgtgtatgtttgtgggcGAAATTCCTTATCCGCTTAACAAACACTCCTCTGATGGGAATGACTTGCAGAAATGGTTAACTATGTCCACGGATTCGTGTCTGCAGTTAACGTTTAATAAAACTCAAATTAAAGACTGGATGTGACTAAAACAAAAAGGTCACCTGTAACAGAATCAGGCTGTAATCAACATGATTTTCtagaataatacatttgatttatatagcactttaaagactgaacacaaaataaaatcattTAATAAGAAGTTGTATTCGTGAAAAGATTTGAAAAAACTGATGTTAAAGATGCATTATGCAAACTTCTTTATCATCCCACAACCGCAATGTTTTGTTGTAAATGCACTGTAGTGTGTTGTGAGCGTTGCCGTGGTTACTGACGGGTCGCCGCGGGCTCCCCCCTTCCAGGTGTACATGTACCAGCTGTTCCGCAGCCTGGCCTACATCCACTCGCAGGGCGTGTGCCACAGGGACATCAAGCCCCAGAACCTGCTGGTGGACCCCGAGACAGCCGTGCTCAAGCTCTGCGACTTCGGCAGGTGAGGCGGCCTGGGAGACTGGGAGACTGGGAGGTCGagactgggaggggagggggagactggGAGGCTCCTAAACTGGGACCCTGTGCTAACACCATCCTGAGGGTTTCACTTTAACTCTTATCACGACGGTCAACGAGCCTCACAGTGACTTACAGTGGATTCAGACCCGTGTTGGTTCCCTTAAACAGCCCCTGTGTTACCCCCCAGGTGTTAGCGTGAAGAGCCTCCCCTGTTGTCATGAAGGCACAGGGAAGTTAGCATAACATCCTTAATCAGAATCCACTGTAAGTCACTGTGAGGCTCAGCTTGGTGACCGTCGCAATTGAGTTAACGGGAAACCCTCAGGATTCAAACCAAAGACGGAATCTCTCAGGATTTAAACTGAATCTCTCAGGGTTCAAACTGAATCTCTCGGGGTTCAAACTGAATCTCTCGGGGTTCAAACTGAATCTCTCGGGGTTCAAACTGAATCTCTCGGGGTTCAAACTGAATCTCTCGGGGTTCAAAGTGAATCTCTCGGGGTtcaaactgaaactgaaactcTTGAGGattgaaagtgaaagtgaaactaacccgacaccccccccccagtgccaAGCAGCTGGTGCGCGGCGAGCCCAACGTGTCGTACATCTGCTCCCGGTACTACCGCGCCCCCGAGCTCATCTTCGGCGCCACCGACTACACGGCCAACATCGACATCTGGTCGGCGGGCTGCGTGCTGGCCGAGCTGTTGCTGGGGCAACCCATCTTCCCCGGCGACAGCGGCGTGGACCAGCTGGTGGAGATCATCAAGGTACGGGGccggttgacctttgaccttttggGAGTTCCTCTACCAACGAGCCTGTGCAGACAGACTGCGTACCCTttgatgttgttgatgtttggtatctccccccccccccccccccccccattaggTGCTGGGCACCCCGACCCGGGAGCAGATCAGAGAGATGAACCCCAACTACACAGAGTTCAAGTTCCCCCAGATCAAAGCCCACCCCTGGACCAAGGTAACGACCCCACGACCTCCCGATGATACTAAATCACGACCGTGACCCCAGCGTTATATACCGTGACACTAGAGTGAACAACGTGACGCTAGAATCACATCTTGACTTTAATAACGTAACGCCAGACTTAAATCGTGACTCGAGACTTTTATCGTGAAGCTAGACGTCTTTCGTGACTCAGGACGTTTGTCGTGACTCAGGACGTTTGTCGTGACTCAGGACGTTTGTCGTGACTCAGGACGTTTGTCGTGACTCAACGTTTGTCGGGACTCAACGTTTGTCGTGACTCAACGTTTGTCGGGACTCAACGTTGGTCGTGACTCAACGTTGGTCGTGACTCAAGACGTTTCATAGCGTGACGCTAGCCTTAAAGCGTGTTGTAGCTTTGTAGCGTGTTGTAGCCTTGTAGTGTGAGACTAGCCTTGTAGCGTATTGTAGCCTTGTAGCGTGACGCTAGCCTTGTAGCGTGACATTAGCCTCGTGACCCTAGCCTCGTAGCGTGACATTAGCCTCGTGACCCTAGCCTCGTAGTGTGACATGAGCCTCGTGACCCTAGCCTCGTAGTGTGACGTTAGCCTCGTAGCGTGACCCTAGCCTCATAGCGTAACATTAGCCTCGTGACCCTAGCCTCGTAGCGTGACCCTAGCCTCGTGACCCTAGCCTCGTAGCGTGACATTAGCCTCGTGACCCTAGCCTCGTAGTGTGACGTTAGCCTCGTAGCGTGACCCTAGCCTCATAGCGTAACATTAGCCTCGTGACCCTAGCTTCGTAGCGTGACCCTAGCCTCGTGACCCTAGCCTCGTAGCGTGACATTAGCCTCGTGACCCTAGCCTCGTAGCGTTACCCTAGCCTCGTAGCGTGACCCCAGCCTCGTAGCGTGACCCCAGCCTGGTGACCCCAGCCTGGTGACCCCAGCCCTGCGTCCCTGTCAGGTGTTCAAGCCGCGGACGCCCCCGGAGGCCATCGCGCTGTGCTCCCGCCTGCTGGAGTACACCCCCGCCACGCGCTTCTCGCCCCTGGAGGCCTGCAGCCACGCCTTCTTCGACGAGCTGCGCCAGCCCAACACCCGGCTGCCCAGTGGCCGCGACCTGCCCCCCCTCTTCAACTACAGCAGCGCTGGTCAGaacacacactagacacactctatacacacactatacacactaaaacacacacacactatacacacactaacacacactgatACTGCCCCCCCTCTGCAACTACAGCAGCGCCGGTCAGaacacacactagacacactctatacacacactaatacacacacacacactatacacacactaacacacacacacactatacacactctaacacacacacacactatacacactctaacacacactaaTACTGCCCCCCCTGTTCAACTACAGCAGCGCCGGTCAGaacacacactagacacactctatacacacactaatacacacacacacacacacactatacacacactaacacacactatacacactctaacacacacacacacacacacacacacactatacacactctcacacacactctaatacACACTAATactcttatacacacacacaatacacactctgacacacactaatacacacacacacaatacacactctaacacacactctaatacacacacacacaatacagacaCAATACACATTCTAATACActtatacgcacacacatacacaatacacactaTTATACACACTCTAATGCACtctaatacacacactgtaatgcacacacacactcttatacacccttaaacacacacacactgatacacacacactcactcactcacacaaactcactgctatacacaaacactcatgctcttatacacactcacacactcactgttaTTCAGAAGCACTCACAGCcttatacactcacacacacacttttatacacacagactcacactctcacacacactcactcgttCCACTCCTTGTTGTGATGGTCCGATGGCACCAGAACTCCCTGTTGACGggcctgtctccctctctggtctctctctctggtctctctctctggtctctctctctggtctctctctctggtctctctctctggtctctctctctggtctctctctctctctctggtctctctctctggtctctctctctggtctctctctctggtctctctctctggtctctcctgctCCAGATGGAACCGGTTCCGACTCGTCTCAGCACAGCTCCGTACCGGGATCCCTGAACAGCATCTGAAC
Proteins encoded:
- the LOC130375679 gene encoding glycogen synthase kinase-3 alpha-like, which produces MSGSGRPRTSSFAEPPGVPGAAAAAAAAAAGSAAAVGSSTGKSGVPQASGSSSSGCSNLKLARDSGKVTTVVATPGQGPDRPQEVSYTDIKVIGHGSFGVVYQARLMDSQELVAIKKVLQDKRFKNRELQIMRKLDHCNIVRLRYFFYSSGEKKDEVYLNLVLDFVPETVYRVARHFNKAKSIIPIIYVKVYMYQLFRSLAYIHSQGVCHRDIKPQNLLVDPETAVLKLCDFGSAKQLVRGEPNVSYICSRYYRAPELIFGATDYTANIDIWSAGCVLAELLLGQPIFPGDSGVDQLVEIIKVLGTPTREQIREMNPNYTEFKFPQIKAHPWTKVFKPRTPPEAIALCSRLLEYTPATRFSPLEACSHAFFDELRQPNTRLPSGRDLPPLFNYSSADGTGSDSSQHSSVPGSLNSI